A segment of the Trifolium pratense cultivar HEN17-A07 linkage group LG7, ARS_RC_1.1, whole genome shotgun sequence genome:
TTAAATAAAGTAAATGCACAGTATTGAAACATATCACTCTCCACAagattttaattcataaaacATACTCATTAAATAACCCATGAATGTCGAGGTCATTTTCACGCAGTTTTGGACCAGTGCTATACCACCCCACCACATGCTCCTttgctgtaaaaaaaatatttgtttagatCAGATACTCAATGGAGACAAAGGtacaagaaaatgaaaaaccTACCAACTCATACCATTTATTCTCTTAAACATGGAAAACATTGCTTCGTGGTAATTGTGGTCGAGAAACCAAATGCTAGGGTCCTTGTCATCTTCTTCAAAGGGCACTGTCGATTAGAGAACCAATTAGCGAGAGATATACTATTAACATAACATATTTTATTAGCTGATTATATTCCTAAGTGACAGATGATAAAATCATCTGAACCAAAATTATATTTGAAGTAATAATTCTACACATCCAATTGAATATATCCAACTCAGAAAACAGACCAACGAAGCAACGTGTCACAGGAAACTTCATTATCCCTTATACACACTATGGAAAACAGATTCTTCAAGAATTCtttgaaattataaataagacaacgcaaaagctaaaaaaaacttCAACCATCAAATAGAACTGCCATAGAGATTCGACAAAGTTTTACGTTTAATTTTGAGTGCCTAACATAAACCTTCAACCAGCACACAAAATTGTCATGCAGATTTCAACTAAGTCATACGTTGGATGTCAACTGCCTAACACAATCCTTCAACCATCACACTGAACTGTCGTAGATACTAGAGTTTTAAATTGGCTATCGACCTCCTAACGCAACCCTTCAATCATATCACACAAAACTACactaaggctttgtttggaGGGGGAGGGAGGGAagggttttaaaaaaaagggaaGGAGCAAGTGGAACTTAAAAATTGTTTCCGAGGAGGTTTTTTGAGGGTTTACttgaattattcaaatttaatcTATGCtgttataatattttcaaaattaaaaatatattaatcaaaaGCATTCATTTATCATTGCCCCCAGAGCAGATTTCTCTATTTTATTCCTCTGCCTTTCTCCCCCCAAagccctcccctcccctccaaacaAAGCATAAAGAAATCTAAGGCTAAGATTTCCGCCAACAAGTCAGCATGCTTTGATCCATCTCATGCAAAATCATGCCTCCAAGAAATTGCTAATAAATATGTGCATTACATAGGATAGGTATCATGTGGACCAGAACATAGAAGCACGCATTACATTAAGTATTAAAACCTAGAAGATTAAACTTACACGGGCCCATTTGGAactttggattgacttattagcttatgcaaataaataacttttatgtattattataagtttgtcaaggtagtttatgaaaaaacagcttataaagatacaatttccGATGgtgagaacttatgaattaacataaaaacatattaatttgcataagctatttctcatgagcttaaaaataagttaatccagaCAAGCACATACACTGCTCCTAAGTCGTAAATCAAGTTTGTTCATTCTGGATTCAAATATAACAAATCTTAATAAATTTCTATAAGCTCTTAACAACATGGATCAATTAAATCTTAACTATACTTTCCCTTGCTAAAATTAGGGCACAAAACTTAACAACAAAGCATTGGCATTGAGTGAAATAACtactaataataaataacataaagtgTTGTTAGATAAGGGAAAAGATCCAAACCAGCATAGCTATTGGAAACATCAACGGTGCCTTTGAATGTTGAACCGAGCAAAACGCCGACGACACGTTTACGTGTATCCTTAGCGACTCTGTTGTAGTTATCGACGATGCTGAGCAACACTAGTGGATGAACCACCACTTTCTCGATCGATCGAGATGAGATTTGTTGAGTTTTTATCACATCCATGGTGATTTCTTTGAAGCTTAGATTTTCTTTCGCTCTTTGTTGTTCAGTATTTTCTGAGATTTAATTTTCCCTCTGCTTTTActtctgtttttcttttatttcctttttcGTGTTGGACACGAATACGAAagatgtacttttttttttttactggcCCAAATATTAGTGTTCAAACTAAATTGGGTTTGTGACTACAAGCCCACAAAAACTATATCTTgcacaaacttttttttgaacaagatctCCCACAAACTATGtgataaaaatattcaaaacatcAATGATAAtgacaaatctttttttttattttataataacgATGATAAAATTTAGAGGTTAAttgttttcataatttttgtaattttaaaaaatagcttaattaaaatcagtttgattaaaaatatgtaGATTTAATATTAGATACTATGTATGGAGGAGATGTGGTGTTCAATCTATTATCTGTTTTCGAGCATTGGTCTATTGTTGATCTTATCACTCTCCTAAACTATTCCACAAGTTTATTGCAGATAGCATAATAGTTTAGGGATCAATGCAAGTTTTTATTATTACTGATTTCAAGTTACTCAAAACTTGCATCGTAAGGTgatttaaatatttcattttaattacTTGTTATCATCAACTTTGTGTTTTATGTTGAAAATTTGCAAAATTAAAATGTTGATATACAACGTAACATCAAATAAATTCGAACATGAGGCTTGAgtcttatatatattataaatttgttttatgcaataaaattaaaatgtttacaCCCATTTATTATTATAGTAATAGAAACATGTCTGCTTATTGGAGACTTCCTTTCAAATTCATAGCAGCTTCGGTCACTTATATTTTGTGTAATAAACATGGTTTTCAACTTGCTCGATGTCCATTCATTATGTTCTtgtggaaataatttttttggtgattattattaatatggTTGCTATTAGACACTCTCATGATCTTTATCTTATCTGATTGTCGGAGGAAGCTCTTGCTTTGATTGATTTTGAGCAAGGTtgttaaattttcattttaaatcgTAAATTCGTATGACTTTCGTGTCAAATTGGAGCTAAAATTATTTTCAGCAAAATCGAAAGTTAAAGTGAGTTAATATGATTTAACTCCCTATAAAATCAGTAAAATCACTTAAACTTGCATATCTAACTAttcaaaaacttaatttttagtcaattcaaaaattcaattttatcaaaaaaatttataatagtaTATGTTAATAATTATAGGAGTAACAATTATTTACacttgtgattattttttaaaatgacatACTCTTTATACTCTTTTTTACAAGCAAAAGTTCATGATTGAATAATTGATTATCcagtataaataatttttaatactcGTTTGTTCCCAACAACgtctcttatttttatgcatgtgtgcaaaaaaaataaatacaaaaagaattgataaaaacaagtgagaaacaaaacaaataagtaattatattttgattaaataataatatagcaagtaattatattttggtaaaataatataatatagcaAAAATTTATACGATATTAttctaaatataataattttttccaaTAGATAGACAAAATGACGTTCGACCTAACAATATTGACATTTCTTTCAGTTGAGCTAAGATTGTggacatttaaatataataagttatttgataaataatagatacataaatcttgtaaaaaaaagatacataattattaaaaaaaatacataatataatcgaggtttcgtaaaaaaaaataggggtAATATATAATCACTTtgtatttcaatcatatataatattcaatctcACATAACATATATGATTCAAAGGGTCAtgtactcatatttaatacgtgaaaaaaaaaattatttctttacaagatatattgatTGACATATAGTtgtgtacattttttttttggtgaaaattaTGTTAATTATTATTGAAATGTATGATTGTAGTCATATTTAACtaatgagaatgagagaaaatcaattaaatgtgaattatctaatacttttatataaattttatttttaatttaaacataATAATATCAGCATTATCTGGGTACTCAAGTACTCATAAGTCATATCAGCATCCATTATcgacaattcttttttttttttttttttagtaagtaGTCTTATTAATGGCTTGAAATTCCAtttttaaagatggataagtgaagtgtccggggttcgaaccccagctcctgcatataaaatgctgatgtccctaccatttgagctaagctcacggggacccATTATCGACAATTCTActaagcaataaaataaattatatttttttttaatagaattaaaaagtCGTCAAGgattttaatgttgacttaTTCACATTGTGTTAATAAAGTTATTATTAATCGTGCTAATGTTTCATCTTGATAATGCTaaagttattaaaatttatatacatacatatatttttatataataatataaataaaattgatatacatatatatttatattatgcGAGTATGAGACAGAGTAAATACTAAGGTACATGTACTCACACTCATaccacctttttctttttttaacggcaaatagttttcattaattatatatagaaGGAGATGAAACAGAGTACAAGTGGTATTGAACCCACTATATATAACAAATAGATAAAATACAATTAGTACTCTAACCACTCAACCAGGGACATAAACTTATTATACAGGAGCCAGATATAGgactataataaaattaatatctataacaatatataaaaaggataagtGAGTTTgggttgaattttttatattgttcaaattactcttttaaattcaaataacacaatagATCTAATAAGACATCAAGTACGTAACATATTATAACTGCGTAACATATTATAACTGCACAATGgttctttcttattttcaatGATCACAATTCTTGCAGAAATTTAAATAAAGtacattttttaattgcaaaattttattaatctctcatttttaatttcatctataacaatatataaaaaggataagtGAGTTTGGGTTGGATTCTTTATATTGTCCAAATTACccttttaaattcaaattttaaattcaaataacacaatagATCTAATAAGGCATCAAGTACGTAACATATTATAACTGCGTAATATATTATAACTGCACAATGattctttcttattttcaacGATCACAATTCTTGTAGAAATTTAAATAAGGtacattttttaattgtaaaattttattaatctctcatttttaatttcataacataaaaaaaaaaaattacataagttagacacaggcaggcgcggaacgcgcctgtctggcccgctagtatttataataatattaatatatttataatatgcTAATATATACACAATTATTTTGATCCTTCAACATGTTTTTTTGttagtcatttttattttcaaatgtatcTTTTGTTTGGTCCACAAATATGCTTTATTGTagtcaaaatttttttttgactaattgttGTAGTCAACTTGTCCAAAGAATTATAATAGatatatttgagttttttttttttttttagtttaaatatttgagagtttttttttttgtaattttaatacaATTGACAACATCCTATATAAGGAACAATATTAACTATATGTTCCTTaaatatagttaatttttttgagttttttttgttacatccTCCTCCCCAACTCTAACTCGTTCTTCATGATCATGTACGAGGGACATCTTTCCGACTTAGTTTTATTAATTGTTCTTTAACAATATTAACCATATGTTTAACATTTGCTAAATATATACTAGTCACCTAACGGTAGTATATTTGATAGTTATTATTTAGAAGTATTATTGAAGAGATTAAAATTCAAACGCTGAATTCTTCACTTCTCCATATACTACAACAAAACTGCTTTTTAGCTTCGGCCTAATAGGTTATactagacaaaaataaaaattgctaatatttttccattgaaattatgattaagtaattatttttcttaattggTTTGCACTTGCACGTGACCAGCTCCCTCACATAGCATACGAATCAGAGTTAACACTGGTCTTCAGAATCAGAGTAATACTATAATTTGGATTAGTTCTAGATGACAACCATGTATGAAACTTCCAACCTGGTTTGGTACCATTTTTATATACTATACaacatgtgtgtgtgtgtgtgtaaatgGTTCGTGATAATCAAAAGATGGGAACAGACCCGAGGCATGACTCATTTGTAATGGGAGAATAATTTATCATGGCATATATCCTTTATGCATTAATTTCATTGTCACATCTCTCGTGAGTCATAATCCCAAgtattcaaaatttatttatactatAGATATAATCCAACAGAGTATACCCACATATTGAAAAACCAAATTGAACGACCATGCAGATGAGAATGTCCAATATTTATTACAAGGAACTAAACTAATCAGATTAATCACTGGATAATAAAATAAGATTAAATTAATTAGTACACGCAAATTGGCCTGGTAGTGAAGATTTAGAACTTTGGAGTGTTATCTTTCTTGCAAGTCTTAGAAAttagtattgggcctaactcattcttacaaacttttgtaaggtgaggattgtctttaatatataaacacttagtcagcaATTTGGTCCATAAAGAGTAAAAATCTTAACAGCAAGGTCTcaagttcaaattttctctgtatcattcattttctattttgaGTTCGTCCATAAAGAGTAAAAATCTAAGATAGATGACTTGTTCTTGTAaccttaattttctttttgtgaagGCTAAACCTAACATAACAATaatgtattttatttgattGCAACCACAGCCTACAAAAAAGATTAATTCCAAGATTACATAAAACTCAAACAAAGATCTAATGGTGGGTGATCCATTTGTTCCCTCATTGTGTATGAAAACATATTATCCCTGCATTCATTTGCATAGACCCTCAAATTCTTTGACTCTGATTCACCAAATGAGTTCAAGGGAAAGAGCTCTAGTGTCTCCATCACCCTCTTTGGCTCTGAAACCTTATAGACCTGAGCAAAATCTGCCAAAAgaatcaaaaagtaaaaaaaaaaaaaaaggtaagaaAACATTAAACCATATACTATAGCAAGCTCTTAATGTTTGTGTTACCGCAACTCAATATTGTGATTCAGGCTATGGGTCAGGGACAGAAGGAAATATACCTTCTATCCCTGAGCCAGACTGCATCAACTTAACATTATAGATCATATATAACGCGACCATGATAATAACTACAACTACAATTTAAAACCTTATATATTAGTACATAGATCTAACTAACATAAAAGGTGCTTACTTTGTGTAGAAGAATTAACCGACATAACATTTGCTCGACGAAACACATCCTTATTACTatcatcatcgtcatctgatGATGACGACACCTTACGACGACGCTTCTGTCTTTCCCTAGCCTTATGATTTTGAAACCAATAAAAAACATTCTTACTCTCAATCTTACCATAAAAACTAAGCTGATTAGAAATCTTTTGAATCTGATCAGTACTTGGTGTACGGAGTCCTGAACTGAAAAGTTCAGTCAGAACCTTAACTTGTTCAGTAGTTGGATTCCAACGCCCACATTTTGTACCACTACTGCCACGAACACTTCCATTTCTAATACAAAAGCCTGACATTCCCTCATCCATATTTTTCAGAAACTCTCTCAATGATTCTGTGCCTCTGTCTGAACTGTGAAACTTTAGCTCAGAGCTTCTCTGAACCATAAAGATCTGAGTCCGTGTACATTTATAATACCTTAATGAATAATCTAATGTCTAAATCTTTGTCTTTTATCACTTTTTTGTGCGTGTTACTTTTGTTAGCTTTACAAATTAGctcaataaatttataattcatgttttcttgttttgtttgaatctatgaagcacagacacaaaTATCGAACATAACATAGGCACTAACACCTATGATAATTTTAGAAAGtgacacaattcaatgtaattataagtgttggTATCATGTGAGTATCTGACACCGACGTGTATCCGACACCGAGAAATGCCTAATTTGAgaagtgtccgtgcttcatagatttgAATTTAATTAGGGAATGTGATTGAGATTGAACTATGTATACAGTTTGATCGGGTTTTGATTTAGTCTGGTTTTTTGTGCTggttaataaagaaataaaaagacAAAGACATGCGTGAAAGCAGCCACTATTCAACGTTTTGGTCTTGGAGCAGACAATGTGTAAGCTAagctttttttatatttgttaaatacaTGTAGTTTATGCTATAATAGCACAGTATTATATatgcataaatttttttagtaacTCATCGTAATTAGTATCTTTGGCTCTCTAGTAAGATTAAAGAGTCATGTTAGATATAATTAAAGATTCGTTAGAATTAacttgatattaattaattacgtAGCAAAGCAACTAATTAACTCGTTCTAACAAATCTTCAGTTATATCTAACAGTATCGTTACAAAGTTAAGGACTTTCAATCCTCTATACAAGTAATTAGtcacaattaattttttttctttttcgaaGAATATGTTTAGCGAGAATTGAACTAATAGGTTACAAACTCATTATGCGCAACAAACTAAGTCAGACCCTAGCAATGGACTTTTAGTCAAACACAAATTCAATGTGGAGGCAATGGAGTCAGCTGACCGCACTtgcttattatatttttagccGATATGGTATCATTTTATTACTACTAGTATCATTTTAATCCTTGTATAGGTTAAGATTCAAACTATCCTTTGTAGTTACcaactttattaatatggtGCATCAAGAATTGAACACGCTTGTGAGATAAATCCAGTTCCATGAAGACATGTGAGTTGTGCcaaattttggttttaaaaGAAGTGGTTGTCTGCTAAAGTTCAAAAAGAATGGTTTAAATTAAGCTGCTAATTAAATATGCATGAGGGAGTAGTGGCAAGAGAAGTGAAAGTCAAAGTTACACATTGTTTGATTACTGTTGGACGGTTGTGATCAGAATAGAGACTGACATAGATACTTAGTTAGGTGGACTAGGTTTcatacaaaatcttctttttaaGATATGGAAACATAAACTAAAAGACAACCAATCATCTCAATTGAATGATTTGGAAGGACAACTTAGACTTAGTTATATGACCAACAAAAAGGGTAGAAAATTGGTTTTTCTTGTGTCATTTTCTCTCGTCTTTGGTAACTTGTCTTTCCAATAGGAGCCAAGACATCATctcttgtttgttttttttctttcttttccttctaTTTAGTTTAGTTTAATTGGCTATCATAATATGAGAGTAGTCAAGTTTTTATGATTTAAATATTCTGATTTGAGCTAGAAATGAGTCTTGATGAGACTTGGATTCACTGCAGTAGCAGTTTGCCACAGTTATTGATCTCAACCGTTGATTTTTTATCTAATGGTCAAAATTATTCACACAGTCAAATGATCTCATCTGTTGATTTAAATCGAACGGTCTACAACTGTAACTACATCATGACACAATTACAGTAGAAAATCCATTTCCTATTATATTTGACcttgaattgaattataaaaGATTCACAAGACATTACAATAAAAACAATGAATAATGGACGTTTCTCCAAAGTGAGGACACATTTTATACATTTGACACTTTCGTACACGTGTTAGACATCTTAACAATATCTAATTACACAGTAGACGTTTTTTGTTTGGACACCAATTAGTCAAGTTTTAAAGACTCGTTAAAAGACTAAATCGGTATATATCCGTGTCAGAGTCCATGATTTATAGAATGCAAGAAATACAATGTTAGGAAATTTGAACTTGTAGGTCTTGCAAAAGAAGAAATGAAGCTAAACAATTAGGAGTAAGTTATAAGCACAAAcagtaaataaaaaagaaaaaaaagactgaatctatataataaagaaatgtaCTAGTATGCTGGTTGAGAAAGGACATAGACCAGTTTGTTTTGTGCACTTGCTACAATTCCCAAGGATGTTTTACAATTCACGAGTGTCATTTTGTCTGTTTATATTTGGCAAAAAGGCTTGAATTGATAGCTCTAACTTCTAAGTAGTTATTTTGGACTCAAGCTGTTAACCCAACTTTCCCATGCTAGCTATAGTCACTATATATTATCGAGCAGCTAAAATATTAGCAAGACAGTGAACACAACAATTAAGAAGGTTTAACATTTtctaaataattaataaactcTGATTGGTAAACTCAGATTCATCTTTACAATGCtttcatcaataaaaatatgggGCATGCAGAACAAATTTGTATGCAAAATATTGAGTCTAGCAAAATGAACTAATCTCTCAATCTTTATGAATGGTGTTTTAAGTTGCATTATTATAAGATAAGATGCGCTAACATTAAGTAGTGAGCAACTTCTTTGGTAGTTCGATTGGTGAGCTAAAAGATATTGAATGGGTTTTAAGAAAGAGATCTTGAGTATGATCTCGAAAAATAACATAGACATTAATTTTACTAAGAATttcttataatttctttttttggataGGATGCTAGAGATCCTCGGTTTGTTCCACAGctctattgtaaaaaaaaaaaaatcccaataGTTT
Coding sequences within it:
- the LOC123899084 gene encoding WUSCHEL-related homeobox 7-like gives rise to the protein MDEGMSGFCIRNGSVRGSSGTKCGRWNPTTEQVKVLTELFSSGLRTPSTDQIQKISNQLSFYGKIESKNVFYWFQNHKARERQKRRRKVSSSSDDDDDSNKDVFRRANVMSVNSSTQNFAQVYKVSEPKRVMETLELFPLNSFGESESKNLRVYANECRDNMFSYTMREQMDHPPLDLCLSFM